In Eretmochelys imbricata isolate rEreImb1 chromosome 14, rEreImb1.hap1, whole genome shotgun sequence, a genomic segment contains:
- the LOC144274173 gene encoding killer cell lectin-like receptor subfamily B member 1 translates to MEDEEGYTALNLRPKPGCSGGPSPARNQGSRQCPGWLQVALGAGNLILAVALLLLAVCVSHLMSEKGWTPAAPGSDGAGSRDTATPPGSDGAGSRDTATPPGSADPSTAECSARLERFRSQLCPPAQPGPAGGSGCKLCPTDWQLHRDKCYWVGSGSKTWSESRSDCSARGSQLLVIQDKEELVSLQALTRGTYQFWVGLSRPSPEKAWTWLDGSPPDQTLLPVSGPAEGNSCGSVKGNRIGSDTCSSALHWICQRDAVPL, encoded by the exons ATGGAGGACGAGGAGGGCTACACGGCATTGAACCTGCGGCCCAAGCCAGGTTGCTCGGGCGGCCCGTCCCCAGCCAGGAACCAAG GTTCCCGTCAGTGTCCTGGCTGGCTTCAGGTCGCTCTAGGGGCTGGGAATCTCATTCTGGCAGTGGCTCTGCTCTTGCTGGCGGTTTGTG TTTCTCACTTGATGTCCGAGAAGGGATGGACCCCGGCAGCCCctgggagcgacggagccgggaGCAGAGATACAGCGACACCCCCTGGGAGCGATGGAGCCGGGAGCAGAGATACAGCGACACCCCCTGGGAGTGCAGACCCCAGCACGGCAGAATGCAGCGCCCGCCTGGAGCGTTTCCGATCCCAGCTGtgccccccggcccagcccggcccagcaG GGGGCTCCGGGTGCAAACTCTGCCCCACGGACTGGCAGCTGCACAGGGACAAGTGCTACTGGGTCGGCAGTGGAAGTAAAACGTGGAGTGAGAGCCGCTCCGACTGCTCAGcgaggggctcccagctgctggtgaTCCAGGACAAGGAGGAGCTG GTGTCCCTCCAGGCCCTGACACGAGGCACGTATCAGTTCTGGGTCGGACTGTCCCGCCCCTCCCCGGAGAAGGCCTGGACCTGGCTGGACGGCTCCCCGCCGGATCAGACCCT GCTCCCGGTGTCAGGCCCGGCTGAGGGGAACAGCTGTGGGTCGGTGAAAGGGAATCGGATTGGTTCTGACACCTGCAGCTCTGCATTGCACTGGATTTGCCAGCGAGACGCCGTCCCGCTCTGA
- the LOC144274174 gene encoding killer cell lectin-like receptor subfamily G member 2 yields the protein MDDEEGYTALNLRPKRGGSEVSLLVSEKGQTPAAPGSNGAGSRDPSTAECSARLERFRSQLCPPAQPGPAGPIWEQWIRQSSPEAAVTDTGSQAGHQLPVPRSLQEFLKDLTQGSCLFWIGLSVSSSEKAWTWLDGSRLDQTLLPVSGPAEGNSCGVVNENRIGSDTCSSAFQLICQRDASSRSQQEHR from the exons ATGGACGACGAGGAGGGCTACACGGCCTTGAACCTGCGGCCCAAGCGGGGCGGCTCGGAAG TTTCCCTCTTGGTGTCTGAGAAGGGACAGACCCCGGCAGCCCCTGGGAGCAAcggagctgggagcagagaccCCAGCACGGCAGAATGCAGCGCCCGCCTGGAGCGTTTCCGATCCCAGCTGtgccccccggcccagcccggcccagcaG ggcccATCTGGGAGCAATGGATAAGGCAGAGCAGCCCCGAGGCTGCTGTAACTGATACCGGGAGCCAGGCAGGTCACCAGCTGCCTGTCCCACGCTCCCTGCAGGAGTTCCTAAAGGACCTGACACAAGGTTCATGTCTGTTCTGGATCGGACTATCCGTTTCCTCCTCGGAGAAGGCCTGGACCTGGCTGGATGGCTCCCGGTTGGATCAGACCCT GCTCCCGGTGTCAGGCCCGGCTGAGGGGAACAGCTGTGGGGTGGTGAACGAGAATCGGATTGGTTCTGACACCTGCAGCTCTGCATTTCAGTTGATTTGCCAGAGAGACGCCTCGTCCCGCTCTCAGCAGG AGCATCGCTAA
- the LOC144274225 gene encoding early activation antigen CD69-like, with protein MSLLEREKMFVKQNKTTHVTIPPQDGESCTICPTGLVSGLEARARRWAVPSVVLNLLLSIILLVVLIAVSVRKSEPCPAGPACPDGWIGYLGKCYYFSQAAGDWTYSQNNCSALGASLAVIDTQQEMGFLLRYRGPFNHWIGLRRERDQPWMWTSGTEFNNWFPILGGGLCAFADNGEIASSDCSREGHWICNKPAEKPEGRAK; from the exons ATGAGTCTTTTGGAGAGAGAAAAGATGtttgtgaaacaaaacaaaacaactcatGTGACCATCCCCCCACAGGATGGAGAGAGCTGCACAATCTGCCCTACAG GTTTGGTGTCTGGGTTGGAAGCACGGGCACGTCGCTGGGCCGTTCCGAGTGTGGTTCTCAATCTCCTACTGAGCATCATCCTCCTCGTCGTCCTCATCGCTGTGTCAG TAAGGAAATCTGAGCCGTGTCCAGCTGGTCCTGCCTGCCCAGACGGCTGGATCGGGTACCTGGGGAAGTGTTACTATTTCTCACAGGCTGCAGGAGACTGGACCTACAGCCAGAACAACTGCTCTGCACTCGGTGCCTCCCTGGCCGTGATTGACACccagcaggaaatg GGTTTCCTGCTGCGCTATAGAGGACCCTTTAACCACTGGATCGGCCTCCGGAGGGAACGGGACCAACCCTGGATGTGGACCAGTGGCACTGAATTCAACAACTG GTTTCCAATATTGGGAGGAGGCTTATGTGCTTTTGCGGACAATGGCGAAATTGCCAGTTCAGACTGCTCCAGGGAGGGACACTGGATCTGCAACAAACCAGCGGAGAAACCAGAAGGCAGAGCAAAATGA
- the LOC144274223 gene encoding C-type lectin domain family 2 member E-like → MAGQMKKSPVAESVSLSEREEMCAESSPVETTEPELSSQETPMTQSGATLVTIPPQDGESCTICPAGLVSGLEEWARLWAVPSVVLNLLLSIILLVVLIAVSARKSEPCPAGPACPDGWLGYLGKCYYFSETEGNWTYSQNNCSALGASLAVIDTQQEMDFLMRYRGRFDHWIGLRRERDQPWMWTNGSEFNNWFTIVGGGLCAFADNGEIASSGCSRAGHWICSKPAEKTEGRAK, encoded by the exons ATGGCGGGTCAGATGAAGAAGTCTCCCGTTGCGGAGTCCGTGAGTCTTTCAGAGAGAGAGGAGATGTGCGCCGAGTCGTCTCCTGTTGAGACAACAGAGCCAGAGCTGAGTTCCCAGGAAACCCCAATGACACAAAGCGGAGCAACTCTTGTGACCATCCCCCCACAGGATGGAGAGAGCTGCACAATCTGCCCTGCAG GTTTGGTGTCTGGGTTGGAAGAATGGGCACGTCTCTGGGCAGTTCCGAGTGTGGTTCTCAATCTCCTACTGAGCATCATCCTCCTCGTCGTCCTCATCGCTGTGTCAG CAAGGAAATCTGAGCCGTGTCCAGCTGGTCCTGCCTGCCCAGACGGCTGGCTCGGGTACCTGGGGAAATGTTACTATTTCTCAGAGACTGAAGGAAACTGGACCTACAGCCAGAATAACTGCTCTGCACTCGGTGCCTCCCTGGCCGTGATTGACACccagcaggaaatg GATTTTCTGATGCGCTATAGAGGACGCTTTGACCACTGGATCGGCCTCCGGAGGGAACGGGACCAACCCTGGATGTGGACCAATGGCTCTGAATTCAACAACTG GTTTACAATAGTGGGAGGAGGACTATGTGCTTTTGCGGACAATGGCGAAATTGCCAGTTCAGGCTGCTCCAGGGCGGGACACTGGATCTGCAGCAAACCAGCGGAGAAAACAGAAGGCAGAGCAAAGTGA